The Segatella hominis genome includes a region encoding these proteins:
- a CDS encoding heavy metal translocating P-type ATPase encodes MKKTIPVIGMACSVCSANVEKKLQSLEGINSASVSLASRTALVDYDPDIISLEDMKREISNAGYDLVIENDRSAEEINRREFTLLRRRTLASWLFAILTMCFSMGWISHTSSFANQICLLLALANLLYCGKQFYVSAWKQLLHHTANMDSLVALSTLIAFLFSTFNTFFGEMVWGARGIEWHTYFDASVMIITFVLTGRCLEEKAKDSTASSIRQLMGMQPKTARLVTYEKIEGTNDYKMEEVPISTIQIGDMIEVRAGEKIPVDGVVTQAESFMTPDAAYVDEAMISGEPTPAMKKAGDNVLAGTIPSQGKLRMRAKQIGENTALAHIIRMVQEAQGSKAPVQRIVDKAALIFVPAVAAIALITFLIWWLIGGNAALPQAILSAVAVLVIACPCAMGLATPTALMVGIGKAAQKQILIKDASALENLHKINALVIDKTGTLTIPNQNIDFTKQEDLDLETRETLKPHAQEAMKQLQERGIEVYMMSGDKEEAAHYWAEKAGIKHYQSKVLPGDKQALVKKLQDEGKQVAMVGDGINDTQALALANVSMAIGKGTDVAMDVAQITLMSDDLLALPEAVKLSQKTVHMIWQNLFWAFIYNIICIPLAAGVLHIFGIDFQITPMWASALMAFSSVSVVLNSLRLKLS; translated from the coding sequence ATGAAGAAAACAATTCCTGTAATAGGCATGGCTTGCAGCGTATGCTCTGCCAATGTAGAAAAGAAGCTGCAGTCGCTAGAAGGCATCAACTCCGCCTCGGTATCCCTGGCGAGCCGAACTGCCCTGGTAGATTATGACCCCGACATTATCTCTCTGGAAGATATGAAACGGGAAATCAGCAACGCCGGCTACGACCTCGTTATCGAAAACGACAGAAGCGCGGAGGAAATCAACCGCCGTGAGTTCACCCTCCTGCGCCGCCGAACCCTGGCTTCCTGGCTCTTCGCCATCCTGACGATGTGTTTCTCCATGGGCTGGATTTCCCATACAAGTTCCTTCGCCAACCAGATCTGTCTGCTCCTGGCACTCGCCAACCTGCTCTATTGCGGCAAACAGTTTTATGTTTCCGCCTGGAAGCAGCTTTTGCATCATACGGCAAACATGGATTCGCTCGTAGCACTCAGCACCCTCATCGCCTTCCTCTTCAGCACCTTCAACACCTTCTTCGGAGAAATGGTATGGGGAGCGAGAGGCATAGAATGGCACACTTATTTCGATGCTTCCGTGATGATCATCACCTTCGTGCTGACCGGCAGATGCCTGGAAGAAAAAGCGAAAGACAGTACGGCGAGCAGCATCCGACAGTTGATGGGAATGCAGCCGAAAACCGCCCGACTGGTGACTTACGAGAAGATAGAAGGCACCAACGACTACAAGATGGAGGAAGTTCCGATTTCCACCATTCAGATAGGCGACATGATAGAGGTAAGAGCCGGCGAAAAGATTCCGGTGGATGGCGTGGTTACCCAGGCAGAGAGTTTCATGACTCCCGATGCTGCCTATGTAGATGAAGCGATGATCAGCGGCGAACCGACTCCGGCGATGAAAAAGGCAGGCGACAACGTGCTGGCTGGCACCATTCCGAGTCAGGGAAAGCTCCGCATGAGAGCCAAGCAGATTGGCGAGAACACCGCCCTGGCACACATCATCCGCATGGTTCAGGAGGCGCAGGGCAGTAAGGCCCCCGTGCAGCGCATCGTGGATAAGGCGGCGCTGATTTTCGTTCCAGCCGTGGCAGCCATCGCCCTCATCACCTTTTTAATATGGTGGCTGATAGGCGGCAACGCTGCTCTTCCGCAGGCCATCCTTTCAGCCGTAGCCGTATTGGTCATCGCCTGTCCTTGCGCCATGGGCTTAGCTACTCCTACCGCCCTGATGGTGGGCATCGGCAAGGCGGCGCAGAAGCAGATTCTTATCAAGGATGCGTCGGCACTGGAGAATCTCCACAAGATCAACGCCCTCGTCATCGACAAGACCGGCACCCTCACCATTCCTAACCAGAACATCGATTTCACCAAGCAGGAGGATTTGGATCTGGAGACGAGAGAGACCCTCAAGCCTCATGCCCAGGAAGCGATGAAGCAGTTGCAGGAAAGGGGAATAGAGGTCTATATGATGAGTGGCGACAAGGAGGAAGCGGCTCATTACTGGGCAGAGAAAGCCGGCATCAAGCATTACCAGAGCAAGGTGCTGCCTGGTGACAAGCAGGCTTTGGTAAAGAAACTTCAGGACGAAGGCAAGCAGGTAGCGATGGTAGGCGACGGAATCAACGACACCCAGGCGCTGGCCCTTGCCAACGTGAGCATGGCGATAGGAAAGGGAACGGATGTGGCGATGGATGTGGCACAGATTACGCTGATGAGCGACGACCTCCTGGCACTTCCGGAAGCCGTAAAACTGAGTCAGAAGACGGTTCACATGATTTGGCAGAATCTCTTCTGGGCGTTCATCTACAACATCATCTGCATCCCGCTGGCAGCCGGAGTCCTTCATATCTTCGGCATTGATTTCCAGATAACCCCGATGTGGGCAAGTGCCCTGATGGCCTTCTCCAGCGTCAGCGTAGTGCTCAATTCGCTGAGATTAAAATTGTCATAA
- the xyl3A gene encoding xylan 1,4-beta-xylosidase, protein MTQMAMQMSMQVAMPLSASAQQLLPYQNANLSAEERANDLLSRLTLEEKTKLMMDTSPAIARLGIPQFQWWNEALHGVGRNGFVTVFPITMHMAASWDDTLLYKVFTAVSDEARAKAQEAKKSGSIKRYQSLSFWTPNINIFRDPRWGRGQETYGEDPYLTTRMGLAVVNGLQGQTFDGKPMSAPGVLATASSQSPQYVKLLACAKHFAVHSGPEWNRHSFNVEDLPERDLWETYLPAFKSLVQDGNVAEVMCAYQRIDGAPCCSNARYERQILRDEWGFKGLITSDCGAINDFYVPGRHGTAKTPAEATAQAIGAGTDVECGSVYHSLPEAVKTGMISEEKVNESLKRLLEARFRLGDFDQDENVPWTQIPSSVIASKAHKDLAEKMAEEGIVLLQNRNNLLPLKSSGMKLVVMGPNANDSIMQWGNYSGYPTSTTTILQGIRKYVKDAKYIPACTLTRNEVTESKFNLLTSTDGSKGMKATYWNNAEMKGEPVATAVMTSPINQSNGGNTVFAPGVNLTNFSARYEGVFTPEQDETLNVRMGCDDGYRLIIDGDTVANVWKGRARVQMLNKPISVKAGKPMKIQVDYFQKTDMAVMQFDIVKNYTPTESQLLAEVGDADVVVFVGGISPSLEGEEMKVSEPGFKGGDRTDIELPQAQRKVMEILHRAGKRVVFVNCSGSAIVMVPETENAESILQAWYPGERGGEAVAKVLFGEVNPSGKLPVTFYKSVNDLPDFLDYTMKNRTYRYFKGEALFPFGHGLSYTSYEYGKPALKKVKNEERKVKNSSAYSLSFSLSNKGNREGTEVAQVYIRRMDDAEGPIKTLKAFKRIALKAGEKQQVTISLSRQSFEGWDSQTNTMRVVPGKYQIFVGGSSADAAKNVIEVKVK, encoded by the coding sequence ATGACGCAGATGGCGATGCAAATGTCGATGCAGGTGGCAATGCCGCTTTCTGCCAGTGCACAGCAGCTCCTTCCTTATCAGAATGCTAACCTTTCTGCTGAGGAAAGAGCCAATGATTTGCTTTCCCGTCTTACCCTGGAGGAGAAGACAAAGTTGATGATGGATACTTCGCCAGCCATTGCCCGATTGGGCATTCCGCAGTTTCAATGGTGGAACGAGGCGCTGCACGGAGTGGGGCGAAACGGTTTTGTTACCGTTTTCCCTATCACGATGCACATGGCGGCTTCGTGGGACGATACCTTATTATATAAGGTGTTTACTGCCGTGAGTGATGAGGCGAGAGCCAAGGCGCAGGAGGCGAAGAAGAGCGGCAGCATCAAGCGCTACCAGAGTCTGAGTTTTTGGACTCCGAACATCAATATCTTCCGCGACCCACGATGGGGACGTGGACAGGAAACCTATGGCGAGGATCCTTATCTGACGACCCGAATGGGACTTGCCGTGGTGAATGGTTTGCAGGGACAGACCTTTGATGGCAAACCGATGTCGGCTCCGGGAGTTCTGGCAACGGCTTCCTCACAATCTCCCCAATACGTCAAGCTCCTGGCCTGTGCCAAGCACTTTGCCGTACATAGCGGTCCGGAATGGAACAGGCACAGTTTTAATGTGGAGGATTTGCCTGAGCGTGATTTGTGGGAGACCTATCTGCCTGCCTTCAAATCGCTGGTGCAGGATGGAAATGTGGCTGAGGTGATGTGCGCCTATCAGCGGATTGACGGGGCGCCATGTTGTAGCAATGCCAGATATGAGCGTCAGATTCTCCGTGATGAATGGGGATTCAAGGGATTGATAACTTCCGATTGCGGAGCCATCAACGACTTCTATGTGCCTGGCCGCCATGGTACGGCGAAGACTCCTGCAGAGGCTACGGCGCAGGCAATTGGTGCCGGAACCGACGTGGAATGTGGAAGCGTTTACCATTCGCTCCCTGAAGCGGTGAAGACGGGAATGATCAGCGAGGAAAAAGTGAACGAGAGTTTGAAGCGCCTGCTGGAAGCCCGATTCCGTCTGGGCGATTTCGATCAGGACGAGAACGTGCCTTGGACTCAGATTCCATCTTCCGTCATCGCCAGCAAGGCGCATAAGGATTTGGCAGAGAAGATGGCAGAAGAGGGAATCGTGCTTCTTCAGAACCGGAACAATCTTCTGCCGCTGAAATCATCAGGAATGAAGTTGGTGGTGATGGGGCCGAACGCCAACGATTCCATCATGCAGTGGGGCAACTATTCGGGTTATCCTACTTCTACCACCACCATCCTGCAGGGCATCAGAAAATATGTAAAGGACGCCAAGTATATTCCTGCCTGCACGTTGACCAGAAATGAGGTGACGGAAAGCAAGTTCAATCTCCTGACTTCTACTGATGGAAGCAAGGGCATGAAGGCTACTTATTGGAACAATGCCGAGATGAAGGGCGAGCCTGTGGCTACTGCCGTGATGACTTCGCCAATCAATCAGAGCAATGGCGGAAATACCGTCTTTGCACCGGGCGTGAATCTTACCAACTTCTCAGCCCGATATGAGGGCGTCTTCACCCCAGAACAGGATGAAACCTTGAACGTCAGAATGGGATGCGATGATGGTTACCGACTCATCATTGATGGCGATACGGTGGCGAATGTATGGAAGGGACGTGCCCGTGTACAGATGCTCAACAAGCCAATTTCCGTAAAGGCGGGAAAGCCGATGAAGATACAGGTGGATTATTTCCAGAAGACCGATATGGCGGTGATGCAGTTTGACATTGTAAAGAACTATACGCCAACCGAGTCTCAGCTTCTGGCTGAGGTTGGCGATGCTGACGTGGTAGTATTTGTAGGCGGTATTTCTCCTAGTCTTGAGGGTGAGGAGATGAAGGTCTCCGAACCGGGTTTCAAGGGTGGTGACAGAACCGACATCGAGTTGCCTCAGGCTCAGCGCAAGGTGATGGAGATATTGCATCGGGCAGGCAAGCGAGTGGTGTTCGTCAACTGTTCGGGCAGTGCCATTGTCATGGTTCCTGAAACCGAAAATGCGGAGTCTATCCTTCAGGCTTGGTATCCGGGCGAACGGGGTGGCGAAGCCGTGGCAAAGGTACTCTTTGGCGAGGTGAATCCATCGGGCAAGCTTCCGGTTACCTTCTATAAGAGCGTGAATGATCTTCCTGATTTCCTCGATTATACGATGAAAAATCGCACCTACCGTTACTTCAAGGGCGAGGCTCTCTTCCCATTCGGACATGGATTGAGCTATACATCGTATGAATATGGAAAGCCGGCATTGAAGAAAGTGAAGAATGAAGAACGAAAAGTGAAGAATTCTTCGGCTTATTCCTTGAGTTTCTCTTTATCTAATAAAGGTAATAGGGAAGGAACGGAAGTGGCGCAGGTTTACATCCGTAGAATGGATGATGCTGAGGGACCGATCAAGACCCTGAAAGCCTTCAAGCGCATTGCTTTGAAAGCGGGCGAGAAGCAACAGGTAACCATCAGTCTGTCTCGCCAGAGTTTCGAGGGTTGGGATTCCCAGACCAATACCATGCGTGTGGTTCCCGGCAAATATCAGATCTTCGTAGGTGGTTCGAGTGCCGATGCTGCGAAGAATGTGATAGAAGTGAAAGTGAAATAA
- a CDS encoding Hsp20/alpha crystallin family protein, producing MLLARRNNNSDWLSNIFDDVFFDTDATPRMNATAPATNIKETDKDYIMEVAAPGLKKEWVRVNIDNDGNLNIAIENKMEHKNEDKHEHYLRREFSYSNYQQAYTLPEDADREKISAKVADGVLEVQIPKLTPKEETKATKNIEVK from the coding sequence ATGTTGTTAGCACGTAGAAATAATAATTCAGATTGGTTGAGTAACATCTTTGATGATGTATTCTTTGATACAGACGCAACGCCACGTATGAATGCTACAGCTCCTGCCACTAATATCAAGGAGACAGATAAAGATTACATCATGGAGGTTGCAGCTCCTGGCTTGAAGAAGGAGTGGGTTCGTGTAAACATCGACAATGATGGTAATCTGAACATCGCCATCGAGAACAAGATGGAGCACAAGAATGAAGATAAGCACGAGCACTATCTGCGCCGTGAGTTCTCTTACAGCAACTACCAGCAGGCCTACACTCTCCCTGAGGATGCCGACCGTGAGAAGATTTCAGCAAAGGTAGCTGATGGTGTTCTTGAGGTTCAGATTCCAAAGCTTACTCCTAAGGAGGAGACAAAGGCTACCAAGAATATTGAAGTCAAATAA